In the Pseudonocardia cypriaca genome, one interval contains:
- a CDS encoding class I SAM-dependent methyltransferase yields MADADRDRWDSRHAAAVAAGADGIAPPDALRGRTELLPPGGRALDVACGRGAVAVWLAAQGFAVDAVDVSPVALDAGRRLAAREGVPVRWLLHDLDAGLPDAGTYDVVVCQRFRDPARYPELVARIAPGGLLVVTVLSEVGEGPGPFRAPAGELRAAFGALEVLHHVERDGEASIVARFSGSASTSARR; encoded by the coding sequence GTGGCTGACGCCGACCGCGATCGCTGGGACTCCCGTCATGCCGCTGCCGTCGCAGCGGGCGCAGATGGGATCGCGCCGCCGGACGCGTTGCGCGGGCGGACCGAGCTGCTCCCGCCCGGCGGCCGGGCCCTCGACGTGGCCTGCGGACGCGGCGCCGTGGCCGTCTGGCTGGCCGCGCAGGGGTTCGCCGTGGACGCGGTGGACGTCTCGCCGGTCGCGTTGGACGCGGGGCGCCGGCTCGCGGCCCGGGAAGGCGTGCCCGTGCGGTGGTTGCTGCACGACCTCGACGCCGGGCTGCCCGACGCCGGGACCTACGACGTCGTGGTCTGCCAGCGGTTCCGCGATCCCGCCCGCTACCCGGAGCTGGTGGCCCGCATCGCCCCGGGCGGGCTGCTCGTCGTCACCGTGCTGTCCGAGGTGGGGGAGGGGCCCGGGCCGTTCCGCGCGCCCGCGGGTGAGCTGCGTGCGGCGTTCGGTGCGCTGGAGGTGCTCCACCACGTCGAGCGGGACGGCGAGGCGAGCATCGTGGCCCGGTTCAGCGGATCGGCCTCGACGTCAGCCCGTCGGTGA
- a CDS encoding MFS transporter produces the protein MSPTAPSGRRIAIASFVGTAIEFYDFYIYGTAAALVFGAVFFPSFSPLAGTLASFATFAVGFVARPLGAILFGHFGDRIGRKRMLIVSLVLMGGATVVVGLIPSYESIGVLAPVLLVTARFVQGIGLGGEWGGAVLLATEYAPPGKRGLYSAFPQLGPAVGFVLGNALFLVLDATMSDETFRTVGWRIPFLASAVLLVVGYYIRMRIAETPVFQAAMERQERSRVPFVDLLRNQPLVLVLATLSFILAHTLFYTVTTFALSYGTTALHLDRTTMLLAAMVAVAVMGAATLWFAVQSDRIGRKRLCIASAVLAAVWAFPLFWLIDTGNALLITLGMTGGLLCFAMLYGPMGAFLPELFRVRYRYSGASVAYSASGIVGGGLTPIFATDLLARTGSSAAVSAYVLVIALVCVAALVPLSETKDADFTDGLTSRPIR, from the coding sequence ATGAGCCCAACAGCCCCATCCGGTCGGCGTATCGCGATCGCCAGCTTCGTCGGTACGGCGATCGAGTTCTACGACTTCTACATCTACGGCACGGCCGCGGCGCTCGTGTTCGGCGCGGTGTTCTTCCCGTCGTTCTCGCCGCTCGCCGGCACGCTCGCGTCGTTCGCGACGTTCGCGGTCGGGTTCGTCGCGCGGCCGCTCGGCGCGATCCTGTTCGGTCACTTCGGCGACCGGATCGGCCGCAAGCGGATGCTGATCGTCTCGCTCGTGCTCATGGGCGGGGCCACGGTGGTCGTCGGCCTGATCCCGTCGTACGAGAGCATCGGCGTGCTCGCCCCCGTGCTGCTGGTGACCGCCCGGTTCGTGCAGGGAATCGGGCTGGGCGGCGAGTGGGGCGGCGCGGTGCTGCTCGCCACCGAGTACGCCCCGCCGGGGAAGCGCGGCCTGTACTCGGCGTTCCCGCAGCTGGGCCCGGCGGTCGGGTTCGTGCTCGGGAACGCGCTCTTCCTGGTGCTCGACGCGACGATGTCGGACGAGACGTTCCGCACGGTCGGGTGGCGCATCCCGTTCCTCGCCTCGGCCGTGCTGCTCGTGGTGGGCTACTACATCCGGATGCGGATCGCCGAGACGCCGGTGTTCCAGGCGGCGATGGAGCGCCAGGAACGCTCGCGGGTGCCGTTCGTCGACCTGCTGCGCAACCAGCCGCTGGTGCTGGTGCTGGCGACGCTGTCGTTCATCCTCGCGCACACGCTGTTCTACACGGTCACCACGTTCGCGCTGTCGTACGGAACCACCGCCCTGCACCTGGACCGCACCACGATGCTGCTGGCCGCGATGGTGGCCGTGGCCGTGATGGGCGCGGCGACGCTGTGGTTCGCGGTGCAGTCCGACCGCATCGGCCGCAAGCGGCTCTGCATCGCCTCCGCGGTGCTCGCCGCGGTGTGGGCGTTCCCGCTCTTCTGGCTGATCGACACCGGCAACGCGCTGCTGATCACGCTCGGCATGACCGGTGGGCTGCTCTGCTTCGCGATGCTCTACGGGCCGATGGGCGCGTTCCTGCCGGAGCTGTTCCGCGTGCGCTACCGCTACTCGGGCGCCTCGGTCGCCTACAGCGCGAGCGGGATCGTCGGCGGCGGGCTCACCCCGATCTTCGCGACGGACCTGCTCGCCCGCACCGGGTCGAGCGCGGCGGTCTCGGCCTACGTGCTCGTGATCGCGCTCGTGTGCGTGGCCGCTCTGGTGCCGCTGAGCGAGACGAAGGACGCCGATTTCACCGACGGGCTGACGTCGAGGCCGATCCGCTGA
- a CDS encoding Gfo/Idh/MocA family protein, producing the protein MTGPVRVGVIGAGVISTEYLRNLTRLPDLDVRAIGDLDEERARAQAAEFGVPSGGSVAAVLDDEAIELVVNLTVPRAHVDVALQALAAGKHVWNEKPIGLDRESTRKLLDAARSAGLRVATAPDTFLGPGIQTARRMVESGAIGTPLTALTILQSPGPESWHPNPDFLFQDGAGPLFDLGPYYLTALVQMLGPVAQVSAVSSTARAVRTVGSGPRAGQRFDVTVPTHVAAIYRFAGGASAQCLFSFDSAVKRRTIEIAGTDGTIAVPDPNTFAGEIVVHRMDGEVVTVPAVPSPTTRGTGVLELARAVRAGRPERASGELGEHVLDVMISTIEAAERGVPVEVASTVEVAPALPEDWDPAAPTLVR; encoded by the coding sequence GTGACGGGGCCGGTCCGCGTCGGGGTCATCGGTGCAGGCGTCATCAGCACCGAGTACCTGCGCAACCTGACCCGCCTGCCCGACCTGGACGTCCGGGCGATCGGCGACCTCGACGAGGAGCGGGCCCGCGCGCAGGCCGCCGAGTTCGGCGTACCGAGCGGCGGCTCGGTGGCGGCGGTGCTGGACGACGAGGCGATCGAGCTCGTCGTCAACCTCACCGTGCCGCGCGCCCACGTCGACGTCGCGCTGCAGGCGCTCGCCGCCGGCAAGCACGTGTGGAACGAGAAGCCGATCGGCCTCGACCGCGAGAGCACGCGCAAGCTGCTCGACGCGGCGCGGTCCGCCGGGCTGCGCGTGGCGACGGCCCCGGACACGTTCCTGGGCCCCGGGATCCAGACGGCGCGTCGGATGGTCGAGTCCGGCGCCATCGGCACCCCGCTCACGGCCCTGACGATTCTGCAGAGCCCGGGCCCCGAGTCCTGGCACCCCAACCCGGACTTCCTGTTCCAGGACGGCGCGGGCCCGCTGTTCGACCTCGGCCCCTACTACCTCACCGCGCTCGTCCAGATGCTCGGCCCGGTCGCGCAGGTCTCGGCGGTCTCCTCGACGGCGCGGGCCGTGCGCACGGTCGGGTCGGGGCCCCGCGCGGGGCAGCGGTTCGACGTCACCGTGCCCACCCACGTCGCCGCGATCTACCGGTTCGCGGGTGGCGCCAGCGCGCAGTGCCTGTTCAGCTTCGACTCGGCCGTCAAGCGGCGGACGATCGAGATCGCAGGCACCGACGGCACGATCGCCGTGCCCGACCCCAACACGTTCGCCGGCGAGATCGTGGTGCACCGCATGGACGGTGAGGTGGTCACGGTGCCGGCCGTCCCCTCCCCGACGACGCGCGGCACGGGGGTGCTCGAGCTGGCGCGCGCGGTGCGCGCCGGGCGGCCGGAGCGCGCGTCCGGAGAGTTGGGCGAGCACGTCCTGGACGTGATGATCTCCACGATCGAGGCGGCCGAGCGCGGCGTCCCGGTGGAGGTGGCGAGCACCGTCGAGGTCGCACCCGCCCTGCCGGAGGACTGGGATCCGGCGGCGCCGACACTGGTCCGATGA
- a CDS encoding sugar phosphate isomerase/epimerase family protein: protein MTALSVQLYTLRELLVEDLPGTLDRLAELGLAHVEPFRLTDYAAQLGPALAASGLTAPTAHQHVVGTGAEDEIFATAAELGVGTVFDPRIDPQRFETVDGVAAVADGLNAAAAVAAKHGVRIGYHNHAEELLSVLDGTPALEVLAGHLDDAVVLEVDTYWAAVGGQDPVALLERLGDRVTAVHVKDGPATPDPIDQVPVGQGTLPVRDILDAAPQALRVVELDDTRGDRFQAVADSVAWLRAEGLA from the coding sequence GTGACCGCTCTTTCCGTTCAGCTCTACACCCTGCGCGAGCTGCTGGTCGAGGACCTGCCCGGCACCCTCGACCGCCTCGCTGAGCTGGGACTCGCCCACGTCGAGCCCTTCCGGCTCACCGACTACGCCGCGCAGCTCGGCCCGGCGCTCGCGGCGAGCGGGCTCACCGCGCCCACGGCGCACCAGCACGTCGTCGGCACCGGAGCGGAGGACGAGATCTTCGCCACTGCCGCCGAGCTCGGGGTGGGCACCGTGTTCGACCCGCGCATCGATCCGCAGCGCTTCGAGACGGTGGACGGGGTGGCGGCGGTCGCCGACGGTCTCAACGCCGCGGCCGCCGTCGCGGCGAAGCACGGGGTCCGGATCGGCTACCACAACCACGCCGAGGAGCTGTTGAGCGTCCTGGACGGCACGCCCGCTCTCGAGGTGCTCGCCGGGCACCTGGACGACGCCGTGGTGCTGGAGGTCGACACGTACTGGGCGGCCGTCGGCGGGCAGGACCCGGTGGCGCTGCTGGAGCGGCTCGGCGACCGGGTCACGGCCGTGCACGTCAAGGACGGACCGGCCACGCCGGACCCGATCGACCAGGTGCCGGTCGGGCAGGGCACGCTCCCCGTCCGGGACATCCTCGACGCCGCCCCGCAGGCACTGCGGGTCGTCGAGCTCGACGACACCAGGGGCGACCGGTTCCAGGCGGTCGCCGACAGCGTCGCGTGGCTGCGCGCCGAGGGTCTGGCGTGA
- a CDS encoding YibE/F family protein, protein MPADHPDEPTGTVRGRRASGRHRTDRDVMGPPTPEVGFAAVHEPDRPADRPRHARGPQPPDRRPPAGDGAFDDWYGGGASDAGRAGGERNGAPNGGWDGADLNGSDRNGANSNGAERNGADSNGSYRNGADRNGADRNGADSNGAAWNGAAWNGADRRVDRNGAGPSADWNGAGRSGAAWNDTDWNGMDRNGADRNGDRRGGSERATRHRDDFPPDTAHRADRYPERPYEADTYAAGPYPPDRYAPDPYAPDPYAPDPYGTASDRLGVDRYPADASGPGSYPERRTARSGPPETPGSRADRTGPPAVTDRYPAPPHEPLAGPDLAPEFEPGTDPDSNTGAVTIAGSDVTADPERRRVPQDRARGRFDAPGPLPDPDRSADAPASAAMPSRRPGDPPGAVADLFVETTAETPALTPELLGLHDRAAASTAAKTDEADETEEADETDQTDDTPPARRRLLGVPLPFPLPIWAARLGGAKDGVAAAGPGLAHGHGHGHGPARPAGRKVRILIAALLVPCGLATLVGLVVLWPFGGVPTAAYPVSQEPVKAQVTAMTVTDCSPGSGDRSCVALVVHMADGPRPGRDLVQVMPVEPGTPRFAVGDHVVLGWSGSDADDAGSYQVVDFQRGAPLAWLAGLFAAAVLVLGRWRGLAALAALGLSFVVLLFFVVPAILAGRDPLAVAVVGACLIMFAVLYLTHGPSARTSTAVIGTLLSLALIGALGAAFSAAAELTGLDDQTSNLIATLGTGVDARGLLLAGVVIGALGVLDDVTVTQTSAVWELRHANPGMSARGLFAAAMRIGRDHVASAVNTLVLAYAGAALPLLLLFSLSGRGFADVVTSQDVATEIVRTLVGSIGLVASVPITTALAAAVAARETVPAAEKAA, encoded by the coding sequence GTGCCTGCTGACCATCCGGACGAGCCCACCGGGACCGTGCGCGGCAGACGCGCGTCCGGTCGGCACCGGACCGATCGGGACGTCATGGGGCCACCCACGCCCGAGGTCGGGTTCGCCGCCGTGCACGAGCCCGACCGGCCGGCCGACCGACCGCGGCACGCACGCGGTCCCCAACCGCCCGACCGCCGGCCACCGGCCGGGGACGGCGCGTTCGACGACTGGTACGGCGGCGGCGCGTCCGACGCCGGTCGAGCCGGGGGCGAACGGAACGGTGCCCCGAACGGCGGCTGGGACGGTGCCGACCTGAACGGTTCCGACCGGAACGGCGCAAACTCAAACGGCGCCGAGCGGAACGGCGCCGATTCCAACGGTTCCTACCGGAACGGTGCCGACCGGAACGGTGCCGACCGGAACGGTGCCGATTCCAACGGCGCCGCCTGGAACGGGGCCGCCTGGAACGGGGCTGACCGGCGCGTCGACCGGAACGGGGCCGGCCCGAGCGCCGACTGGAACGGCGCTGGTCGGAGCGGTGCCGCCTGGAACGACACCGACTGGAACGGCATGGATCGGAACGGCGCCGATCGGAACGGGGACCGTCGGGGAGGCTCCGAGCGCGCGACCCGGCACCGGGACGACTTCCCCCCGGACACGGCGCACCGCGCTGACAGGTACCCGGAGCGCCCGTACGAAGCGGACACGTATGCCGCCGGCCCGTACCCACCCGATCGGTACGCGCCCGATCCCTACGCGCCTGATCCGTACGCACCCGATCCGTACGGCACCGCCTCGGACCGGCTCGGCGTCGACCGGTACCCGGCCGATGCGTCCGGCCCCGGCTCGTACCCCGAGCGCCGCACCGCCCGGTCGGGCCCTCCCGAGACACCCGGGAGCAGGGCCGACCGCACCGGGCCCCCGGCGGTCACCGACCGGTACCCGGCGCCGCCGCACGAGCCCCTGGCCGGCCCGGACCTCGCCCCGGAGTTCGAACCGGGCACCGACCCGGACAGCAACACCGGCGCTGTCACGATCGCCGGCAGCGACGTCACGGCCGACCCCGAGCGCCGTCGGGTACCGCAAGACCGGGCTCGCGGGCGCTTCGACGCCCCCGGTCCACTGCCGGACCCGGATCGGTCCGCCGACGCCCCGGCTTCGGCCGCGATGCCCAGCCGGCGACCGGGTGACCCACCCGGCGCCGTGGCCGACCTCTTCGTCGAGACCACCGCGGAGACACCCGCGCTGACCCCGGAGCTGCTGGGCCTGCACGACCGGGCCGCGGCCTCGACGGCGGCGAAGACGGACGAGGCCGACGAGACCGAGGAGGCCGACGAGACCGACCAGACCGACGACACCCCGCCGGCTCGCAGGCGGTTGCTCGGCGTGCCACTGCCGTTCCCGCTGCCCATCTGGGCCGCCCGGCTGGGCGGGGCGAAGGACGGTGTCGCAGCGGCAGGACCAGGCCTCGCGCACGGCCACGGCCACGGGCACGGTCCGGCCCGTCCCGCCGGCCGGAAGGTGCGGATCCTCATCGCCGCCCTGCTGGTGCCGTGCGGACTCGCCACGCTCGTCGGGCTCGTCGTCCTCTGGCCGTTCGGCGGCGTGCCCACCGCGGCCTACCCGGTCAGCCAGGAACCGGTGAAGGCGCAGGTGACCGCCATGACGGTCACCGACTGCAGCCCGGGTTCCGGCGACCGTTCCTGCGTCGCGCTCGTCGTCCACATGGCGGACGGGCCGCGCCCAGGCCGGGACCTCGTGCAGGTGATGCCGGTCGAGCCGGGCACCCCGCGGTTCGCGGTCGGTGACCACGTGGTGCTGGGCTGGTCCGGTAGCGACGCCGACGACGCGGGCTCCTACCAGGTGGTGGACTTCCAGCGTGGCGCTCCGCTGGCGTGGCTCGCGGGCCTGTTCGCGGCGGCGGTGCTCGTGCTGGGGCGGTGGCGCGGCCTGGCGGCGCTCGCCGCGCTCGGGCTCAGCTTCGTCGTGCTGCTGTTCTTCGTGGTGCCCGCGATCCTCGCCGGGCGCGACCCGCTCGCCGTCGCGGTGGTCGGCGCCTGCCTGATCATGTTCGCGGTGCTGTACCTCACGCACGGTCCGTCGGCCCGCACGTCGACGGCCGTGATCGGCACCCTCCTCTCGCTCGCGCTGATCGGCGCGCTCGGCGCCGCCTTCTCGGCCGCGGCCGAGCTCACGGGCCTCGACGACCAGACCAGCAACCTGATCGCCACCCTCGGCACGGGCGTCGACGCCCGCGGCCTGCTGCTCGCCGGGGTCGTCATCGGCGCGCTCGGTGTGCTCGACGACGTCACCGTCACCCAGACGAGCGCCGTGTGGGAGCTCCGTCACGCCAACCCCGGCATGAGTGCGCGCGGCCTGTTCGCGGCGGCGATGCGGATCGGGCGCGACCACGTCGCGTCGGCCGTGAACACCCTCGTGCTCGCGTACGCGGGCGCTGCGCTTCCGCTGCTGTTGCTGTTCTCGCTGTCCGGGCGGGGGTTCGCCGACGTCGTGACGTCGCAGGACGTGGCCACCGAGATCGTGCGGACCCTGGTGGGCAGCATCGGGCTCGTGGCATCGGTGCCGATCACCACCGCGCTGGCGGCCGCGGTCGCGGCGCGGGAGACGGTGCCCGCGGCCGAGAAGGCCGCCTAG
- a CDS encoding gluconokinase — MTHTLVVMGVSGVGKTSVAAAIVTRTGWTFAEGDDLHPEANRVKMAAGTPLDDEDRWPWLRRIAAWIGEQEAAGRDAVITCSALKRSYRDLLCDGHTSVRFVHLLAPPALLQSRVDNRRGHYMPPALLGSQLAALEPLGPDEPGFAVDTDRSPTDVADEVLIRIAAERSTPDAPSGREPR, encoded by the coding sequence ATGACTCACACCTTGGTGGTGATGGGCGTGTCCGGGGTCGGCAAGACCTCGGTCGCCGCCGCGATCGTCACGCGCACGGGTTGGACCTTCGCCGAGGGCGACGACCTGCACCCGGAGGCCAACCGCGTGAAAATGGCGGCCGGCACCCCGCTCGACGACGAGGACCGCTGGCCGTGGCTGCGCCGGATCGCGGCGTGGATCGGCGAGCAGGAGGCCGCCGGGCGCGACGCCGTGATCACCTGCTCCGCGCTGAAGCGCAGCTACCGCGACCTCCTGTGCGACGGGCACACATCGGTGCGCTTCGTGCACCTGCTCGCCCCGCCCGCGCTCCTGCAGTCCCGGGTCGACAACCGCCGCGGCCACTACATGCCGCCCGCCCTCCTCGGCAGCCAGCTCGCCGCGCTCGAACCGCTCGGCCCCGACGAGCCCGGCTTCGCGGTCGACACCGATCGCTCCCCCACCGATGTCGCCGACGAGGTGCTGATCCGGATCGCCGCCGAGCGGAGCACACCCGATGCGCCGAGCGGGCGCGAGCCGCGCTGA
- a CDS encoding intein-containing Rv2578c family radical SAM protein, translating to MRWDSQQVSGDGVGREQALPGLRGLLRSVRTPEFAGTVFHEVEARSALNEVRGPSPLPFRWTINPYRGCSHACTYCLDPSTLVLMADGRHKPIGDLVIGDEIVGTQPRGTYRRYVETRVLAKWSTSKRAYRVTLDDGTEIIASGDHRFLTERGWKHVVRQAPGEPQRPHLTTNNRMLGFGLGMTAGTYAAPVETVGYQTGYLTGMIRGDGMLFDGTYPERTGRGGSRVTMFRLALADGEGLVHAQALLERAGVRTTRRPFARGTPTRRPIDAIFTARRADVQAIREIISWPAGMERDWAAGFLAGIFDAEGSCSNGVLRISNADDEMLTTTAAALKLLGIPHIRERARTNGVATIRVTGGLAARRRFFALTGPVISRKLGILGDAVKTSTSLRVRSIEDLGRTQEMIDITTGTGDFIANGVISHNCFARNTHTYLELDAGHDFDSQIVVKVNVARVLEKELRSRRWRREPVAMGTNTDPYQRAEGRYRLMPDIVRALARAGTPMSILTKGTVLTRDLPLLAGVARDVPVGLGVSIALLDRGLQHRMEPGTPSPEARLELVRRITDAGLPCGVMVAPVLPLLTDSTEALDTLLARIAEAGARGATVLALHLRPGTREWFLAWLNRERPDLVPAYERLYRRGAYVDPGYRKALSERIGPLLRRHGLAGGVPTIRPAAPPPAEPHGEQLSLLPLPAPGSPAGPPVG from the coding sequence GTGCGATGGGACAGCCAGCAGGTATCCGGCGACGGTGTAGGGCGAGAGCAAGCCCTACCCGGACTGCGCGGTCTGCTGCGGTCGGTCCGCACCCCGGAGTTCGCGGGCACCGTCTTCCACGAGGTCGAGGCCCGGTCCGCCCTCAACGAAGTGCGCGGTCCATCCCCCCTGCCGTTCCGCTGGACGATCAACCCGTACCGCGGCTGCAGCCACGCGTGCACCTACTGCCTGGATCCATCCACGCTCGTCCTGATGGCCGACGGTCGCCACAAGCCCATCGGTGACCTGGTGATCGGCGACGAGATCGTGGGCACGCAGCCGCGCGGCACCTACCGGCGGTACGTCGAGACCCGAGTGCTGGCCAAATGGTCCACCAGCAAGCGCGCCTACCGCGTCACCCTGGACGACGGCACCGAGATCATCGCCAGTGGCGACCACCGCTTCCTCACCGAGCGGGGGTGGAAGCACGTCGTCCGCCAGGCGCCGGGCGAGCCGCAGCGCCCGCACCTGACCACCAACAACCGGATGCTCGGCTTCGGGCTGGGCATGACCGCCGGCACGTATGCAGCACCGGTCGAGACCGTCGGCTACCAGACCGGTTACCTCACCGGGATGATCCGCGGTGACGGCATGCTGTTCGACGGCACCTATCCGGAACGCACCGGTCGAGGCGGGTCTCGCGTCACGATGTTCCGGCTCGCGCTCGCCGATGGCGAAGGGCTCGTGCACGCTCAGGCACTTCTCGAACGCGCCGGCGTGCGGACGACGCGACGACCGTTCGCACGTGGCACACCGACCCGTCGCCCGATCGACGCCATCTTCACCGCCCGCCGCGCAGACGTCCAGGCGATCCGCGAGATCATCAGCTGGCCTGCGGGAATGGAGCGGGACTGGGCGGCAGGGTTCCTCGCGGGGATCTTCGACGCCGAAGGCTCCTGCTCGAACGGCGTCCTGCGGATCTCGAACGCCGACGACGAGATGCTCACGACGACGGCCGCCGCTCTGAAGCTCCTCGGCATCCCGCACATCCGCGAACGGGCCCGCACGAACGGGGTGGCCACGATCCGCGTCACAGGCGGGCTGGCGGCCCGCCGCCGGTTCTTCGCGCTCACCGGTCCCGTGATCAGCCGCAAGCTCGGAATCCTGGGAGATGCGGTCAAGACGTCGACGTCGCTGCGGGTCAGGAGCATCGAGGATCTCGGGCGCACCCAGGAGATGATCGACATCACCACCGGCACCGGTGACTTCATCGCCAACGGTGTGATCAGCCACAACTGCTTCGCCCGGAACACGCACACCTATCTGGAGCTCGACGCCGGTCACGACTTCGATTCGCAGATCGTCGTCAAGGTCAACGTGGCGCGCGTGCTCGAGAAGGAGCTGCGCTCACGGCGGTGGCGTCGCGAGCCGGTCGCAATGGGCACGAACACCGACCCCTACCAGCGGGCCGAAGGGCGTTATCGCCTCATGCCGGACATCGTGCGCGCGCTGGCTCGGGCGGGGACACCGATGTCGATACTCACGAAGGGCACCGTGCTCACCCGGGACCTGCCGCTGCTCGCCGGCGTCGCCCGCGACGTACCGGTCGGGCTCGGCGTCTCGATCGCGCTGCTCGACCGTGGGCTGCAGCACCGAATGGAGCCGGGCACTCCATCGCCCGAAGCACGCCTCGAGCTCGTCCGGCGTATCACGGACGCCGGGCTTCCCTGCGGCGTCATGGTGGCACCGGTGCTTCCGCTCCTGACTGACTCGACCGAGGCGCTCGACACGCTGCTCGCCCGTATCGCAGAGGCGGGCGCGCGCGGCGCCACGGTGCTTGCGCTGCACCTCCGCCCCGGCACCCGCGAGTGGTTCCTCGCCTGGCTGAATCGGGAGCGGCCCGACCTCGTACCTGCATACGAGCGGCTCTACCGCCGCGGCGCGTACGTCGATCCGGGCTACCGCAAGGCGCTGTCGGAGCGGATCGGGCCGCTGCTCCGCAGGCACGGGCTGGCAGGGGGCGTCCCGACGATCCGACCTGCCGCGCCTCCACCAGCAGAGCCGCACGGCGAGCAGTTGAGCCTCCTGCCCCTTCCGGCACCGGGCTCGCCCGCGGGCCCCCCGGTCGGCTGA
- the aspS gene encoding aspartate--tRNA ligase, which translates to MMRSHPAGTLRAEHAGQSVTLAGWVARRRDHGGVIFIDLRDASGSAQVVFREGEMAERAHRLRAEFCVQVTGEVVRRPAGNENPDLATGAIEITATELTVLSESAPLPFPLDEHSDANEEIRLKHRYLDLRRSGPAAALRLRSEANRIARTVLHERSFVEVETPTLTRSTPEGARDFLVPARLRPGSWYALPQSPQLFKQLLMVAGAERYYQIARCYRDEDFRADRQPEFTQLDIEMSFVEQDDVIELGESIVAALWSELAGYEIPRPIPRLTYAEAMARYGSDKPDLRFGIELTDLTEYFADTSFRVFQAPYVGAVVMPGGASQPRKQLDAWQEWAKQRGARGLAYVLVDDDGTVSERGPVVKNLSEAEREGLPKAVGAAPGDAIFFAAGHPSDARDLLGAARGEVARRCGLVDESAWSFVWVVDAPMFERIRDDKGNELGWTAVHHPFTSPNPDWVDRFEEAPGEALAYAYDIVCNGNEIGGGSIRIHRSDVQQRVFALLGMDEAEQREKFGFLLDAFAYGPPPHGGIAFGWDRTCMLLSGGDSIRDVIAFPKTGGGYDPLTAAPAPITPEQRKEAGVDAVPPPAPPAASPAADEPPTKL; encoded by the coding sequence GTGATGCGCAGCCACCCCGCCGGCACTCTCCGTGCCGAGCACGCCGGACAGTCCGTGACACTCGCCGGGTGGGTGGCGCGCCGCCGGGATCACGGCGGCGTGATCTTCATCGACCTGCGCGACGCGTCCGGGTCGGCGCAGGTGGTGTTCCGCGAGGGCGAGATGGCCGAGCGGGCCCACCGGCTGCGTGCGGAGTTCTGCGTGCAGGTCACCGGGGAGGTCGTGCGCCGCCCCGCGGGCAACGAGAACCCGGACCTGGCCACCGGCGCGATCGAGATCACCGCCACCGAGCTCACCGTGCTCTCGGAGTCGGCGCCGTTGCCGTTCCCGCTCGACGAGCACAGCGACGCCAACGAGGAGATCCGCCTCAAGCACCGCTACCTCGACCTCCGCCGCAGCGGCCCGGCGGCCGCCTTGCGGCTGCGCAGCGAGGCCAACCGGATCGCGCGCACCGTGCTGCACGAGCGGAGCTTCGTCGAGGTCGAGACGCCCACGCTCACCCGATCCACGCCGGAGGGCGCGCGTGACTTCCTCGTGCCCGCCCGGCTGCGTCCCGGTTCCTGGTACGCGCTGCCGCAGAGCCCGCAGCTGTTCAAGCAGCTGCTGATGGTGGCCGGTGCCGAGCGCTACTACCAGATCGCGCGCTGCTACCGCGACGAGGACTTCCGCGCCGACCGGCAGCCGGAGTTCACCCAGCTCGACATCGAGATGAGCTTCGTCGAGCAGGACGACGTGATCGAGCTCGGCGAGTCGATCGTCGCGGCGCTGTGGTCGGAGCTCGCCGGCTACGAGATCCCGCGCCCGATCCCGCGCCTCACCTACGCGGAGGCGATGGCCCGCTACGGCTCCGACAAGCCGGACCTGCGCTTCGGGATCGAGCTCACCGACCTCACCGAGTACTTCGCCGACACCTCCTTCCGCGTGTTCCAGGCGCCGTACGTCGGGGCCGTCGTGATGCCGGGCGGGGCGAGCCAGCCGCGCAAGCAGCTCGACGCCTGGCAGGAGTGGGCCAAGCAGCGCGGCGCCCGAGGCCTGGCCTACGTGCTCGTCGACGACGACGGCACGGTCAGCGAGCGCGGGCCCGTCGTGAAGAACCTGTCCGAGGCCGAGCGGGAGGGCCTGCCGAAGGCCGTCGGCGCCGCGCCCGGCGACGCGATCTTCTTCGCCGCCGGCCACCCGTCCGACGCCCGCGACCTGCTCGGCGCGGCCCGTGGCGAGGTCGCCCGCCGGTGCGGGCTGGTCGACGAGAGCGCGTGGTCGTTCGTGTGGGTCGTGGATGCGCCGATGTTCGAGCGCATCCGGGACGACAAGGGCAACGAGCTGGGCTGGACGGCGGTGCACCACCCCTTCACCTCGCCCAACCCGGACTGGGTCGACCGGTTCGAGGAGGCGCCGGGCGAGGCGCTGGCCTACGCCTACGACATCGTCTGCAACGGCAACGAGATCGGCGGCGGCTCCATCCGTATCCACCGTTCCGACGTGCAGCAGCGGGTGTTCGCGCTGCTCGGCATGGACGAGGCGGAGCAGCGGGAGAAGTTCGGCTTCCTGCTCGACGCCTTCGCCTACGGCCCGCCGCCGCACGGTGGCATCGCGTTCGGCTGGGACCGCACCTGCATGCTGCTCTCCGGCGGCGACTCGATCCGCGACGTGATCGCGTTCCCGAAGACCGGCGGCGGCTACGACCCGCTCACCGCGGCGCCCGCGCCGATCACGCCCGAGCAGCGCAAGGAGGCGGGCGTCGACGCGGTGCCGCCGCCTGCACCACCGGCGGCGTCGCCTGCCGCCGACGAGCCGCCCACCAAGCTGTGA